Proteins encoded in a region of the uncultured Paludibaculum sp. genome:
- a CDS encoding carboxypeptidase regulatory-like domain-containing protein produces the protein MHIRTHLLRTMFVLMAGVIGAQAQDTAGVLSGLVADPSGAAVAGVKVVAENEGTKAQTSANTDNDGSYRLRVSPGLYRLLIEAPGFQKFQASSIRVQLNETTRVDANLVLGSATQVIDVKVSTATVDTTTVSAKTTIQETQIQELPLNGRNATQLMQLVPGVTRDPSANVTSGATFPGTTPVSVNGTRSNSVNYVLDGTNNNAHYNNSPNPMPNPDALQEFSVQTSMFSAEYGRQAGGVVNAVTKSGTNDLHGSVYEYLRNNAMNATNFFGSVVNGKRQDDGLKRNQFGVSLGGPVMLPRLFSGKDRTFFFFSYQGTRLRQRPSTSNQVVPTSAMRNGDFSSLSTVIKDASGVPYANNRIPTSLFNPVATKLLDYIPTPSSGNLVYYTTVNNNDENDYVARLDHQLTQQNRLSFFLREYRIAQPGYLDSSNYLAAVVPTNWVSRSLQVSDTHVFGPTLINEFTMSYVHNPYLYKPVQPQQSLSGLGMNIHDSTSYKSYEYYVGGYYQVLTGDLNDFLNDEYQVLDTMRWSSGRHDVSFGGEYGYGVGDQTNTRLQNGLINFSSSASSGLPFSGNGFADYLTGHFSSYQQGAGQAKNTRFNKVSLFVHDNVKVTRKLTLNLGVRWEPFLPYTDTNDRMTVWVPGQQSARFVNAPAGVLYPGDAGIGSGGYATVWKNFAPRIGMAYDVKGDGKWAIRTGYGIFYDQPNTIFTNNAATQAPFSPNVTITGNASNSLTNPWAGTTDPFPVAANPSSTVSFPNYGSQYLYANNLRNGYIQSWNLSIDHEIAGGTVVSAAYSGSKGSYLPAAAELNTPVWATGATVANENARRPYAPAMGSSSLLSASSNSSFHALQLSARRRFANGFSLLVNYQFSKAIDNSSNSKQTGQSVTNPYNRNFDRGVAEFDRRHVFNAAGVWQIPGKWSSKSMQALLGGWSLNLIGNYTGGYPFSIYSGVDNALTGTGSQRADMAAGVSPYFTDDRSKGDTIYQYLNKAAFTSNAVGTFGSTGRNIFRGPAFVNFDSGLYKSFKVHERFTTTLRFEAFNMLNHTNLKNPNNNVSSSQFLRTTSAYDPRIMQVALRIAW, from the coding sequence ATGCATATTCGAACACATCTGCTACGCACGATGTTCGTTCTGATGGCAGGCGTCATTGGCGCGCAAGCACAGGACACCGCCGGCGTGCTCTCCGGTCTCGTGGCCGACCCGAGTGGAGCGGCGGTGGCGGGGGTAAAGGTTGTTGCCGAAAACGAAGGTACCAAGGCGCAGACAAGCGCCAACACGGATAACGACGGCAGCTATCGCCTTCGCGTGAGCCCTGGCCTCTATAGGCTATTGATCGAGGCTCCGGGCTTCCAGAAGTTCCAGGCCTCTTCAATCCGCGTGCAGTTGAACGAAACGACTCGTGTCGACGCCAATCTGGTGCTCGGCAGCGCGACCCAGGTCATCGACGTCAAGGTCTCTACCGCAACCGTCGATACGACCACGGTCAGCGCGAAGACGACCATTCAGGAGACCCAAATTCAGGAACTCCCGTTGAATGGCCGCAACGCAACGCAGTTGATGCAGCTCGTGCCGGGCGTTACGCGCGACCCTAGCGCGAACGTGACCTCGGGCGCGACCTTCCCCGGGACGACGCCGGTGTCGGTCAACGGCACCCGCTCGAACTCGGTCAACTACGTTCTCGACGGAACCAACAACAACGCGCACTACAACAACTCGCCGAACCCGATGCCGAATCCCGACGCATTGCAGGAATTCAGCGTGCAGACGAGCATGTTCAGCGCCGAGTACGGCCGCCAGGCCGGCGGCGTTGTGAATGCCGTGACGAAGTCGGGCACGAACGATCTTCATGGCAGTGTTTACGAATACCTGCGCAACAACGCCATGAACGCCACGAACTTCTTCGGTTCGGTGGTGAACGGCAAGCGCCAGGACGACGGTCTGAAACGCAATCAGTTCGGTGTGTCGCTGGGCGGACCCGTCATGTTGCCACGGCTGTTTTCGGGCAAGGACCGCACTTTCTTCTTCTTTTCCTACCAGGGTACACGTCTGCGGCAGCGGCCGAGCACGTCCAATCAGGTGGTGCCCACCTCCGCCATGCGCAACGGCGACTTCTCCTCGTTGAGCACGGTGATCAAGGACGCCTCCGGCGTTCCGTACGCGAACAACCGGATCCCCACCTCGTTATTCAACCCGGTGGCGACAAAGCTGCTCGACTACATTCCGACACCGAGCTCCGGCAATCTGGTGTACTACACCACGGTCAACAACAACGACGAGAACGATTACGTGGCTCGTCTCGACCATCAGTTGACACAGCAGAACCGCCTAAGCTTCTTCCTGCGCGAGTATCGCATCGCGCAGCCGGGCTATCTCGACTCCTCCAACTACCTGGCCGCCGTGGTTCCGACCAACTGGGTAAGCCGCAGCCTGCAGGTGAGTGATACGCACGTGTTCGGCCCGACGCTGATCAACGAGTTTACGATGTCCTACGTCCACAACCCGTACCTCTACAAGCCGGTCCAGCCGCAACAGTCGCTGTCCGGGCTGGGCATGAACATCCACGACTCCACCAGCTACAAGTCGTATGAGTATTACGTCGGCGGTTACTATCAGGTGCTGACGGGCGATCTGAACGACTTCCTGAACGACGAGTATCAGGTCCTCGACACCATGCGTTGGTCCAGCGGGCGTCACGACGTCTCGTTCGGTGGCGAGTACGGCTACGGGGTTGGCGATCAGACCAACACCCGCCTGCAGAACGGCCTTATTAACTTCAGCTCCAGCGCAAGCAGCGGCCTGCCCTTCAGCGGCAACGGCTTTGCCGACTATCTGACGGGGCACTTCTCCTCCTATCAGCAAGGCGCCGGCCAAGCCAAGAACACCCGATTCAACAAGGTGTCGCTCTTTGTCCACGACAACGTGAAGGTGACCCGCAAGCTCACCCTCAACCTGGGCGTCCGGTGGGAGCCGTTTCTCCCCTACACCGACACCAACGATCGCATGACCGTGTGGGTGCCGGGCCAGCAGTCAGCGCGCTTCGTCAACGCGCCGGCGGGCGTGTTGTATCCCGGCGACGCCGGCATCGGCTCGGGCGGCTACGCAACGGTGTGGAAGAACTTCGCGCCACGCATCGGCATGGCATACGACGTGAAGGGCGACGGCAAGTGGGCCATTCGCACCGGCTACGGCATCTTCTACGATCAGCCGAACACCATCTTCACCAACAACGCCGCCACGCAGGCGCCCTTCTCGCCGAACGTGACCATCACCGGCAACGCGTCCAACAGCCTGACCAATCCGTGGGCGGGCACCACCGATCCGTTCCCGGTCGCCGCCAACCCGAGCTCCACGGTTTCGTTCCCGAACTATGGCAGCCAGTACCTGTATGCGAACAACCTGCGCAACGGTTACATCCAGTCGTGGAACCTGTCGATCGACCATGAGATCGCGGGAGGCACGGTGGTCAGCGCGGCCTATTCCGGCTCCAAAGGTTCCTACCTGCCCGCGGCGGCCGAGTTGAACACACCGGTCTGGGCCACGGGCGCCACGGTGGCGAACGAAAACGCACGCCGTCCGTACGCGCCGGCAATGGGCTCGTCTTCGCTGTTGAGCGCTTCGTCCAACTCCAGCTTCCACGCGCTGCAACTGTCGGCACGCCGTCGCTTCGCCAACGGTTTCAGCCTGCTGGTGAACTATCAGTTCTCCAAGGCGATCGACAACTCCTCCAACTCCAAGCAGACCGGGCAGTCGGTAACGAATCCGTATAACCGCAACTTCGACCGTGGCGTGGCCGAGTTCGATCGCCGTCACGTCTTCAACGCGGCCGGCGTGTGGCAGATACCGGGCAAGTGGAGCTCCAAGTCGATGCAGGCCCTGCTCGGCGGTTGGTCGCTCAACCTGATCGGCAACTACACTGGCGGCTATCCGTTCTCCATCTACAGCGGCGTCGACAACGCGCTGACCGGCACGGGCAGCCAGCGCGCCGATATGGCCGCCGGCGTGAGCCCGTACTTCACGGACGACCGCTCCAAGGGCGACACCATCTACCAATACCTGAACAAGGCGGCCTTCACCTCGAACGCGGTGGGCACCTTCGGCAGCACCGGACGCAACATCTTCCGCGGTCCGGCCTTCGTCAACTTCGATTCGGGCCTATACAAGAGCTTCAAGGTGCATGAGCGCTTCACCACTACGCTGCGGTTTGAAGCGTTCAACATGTTGAACCACACCAATCTCAAGAACCCGAACAACAACGTGAGCAGCAGCCAGTTCCTGCGTACCACGTCGGCGTACGACCCGCGCATCATGCAGGTCGCACTCCGCATCGCATGGTAG
- a CDS encoding N(4)-(beta-N-acetylglucosaminyl)-L-asparaginase, whose translation MRRRDWLLSSAALPMAAQAMQGAPKNIVISSANGRLACERAIAVIQRGGDTLEAVVQGVTIVEDDPNDTSVGYGGLPNEEGVVELDACVMHGPTGRAGSVAGLRNIKNAARLAKLVMENTDHVMLAGEGATRFAKAWGMPEINMLTEKARLAWMAWKQSLRDADNHNNWTDGLDAPDAKPTARLRRAFPEATDDDIQWAMWMAKHPPTGTINCLALNTKGEMSGTTTTSGLAWKIPGRIGDSPIVGAGCFVDQEVGAAGSTGRGEENIRIAGAHTIVENMRHGMEPKDACLDALKRIAKNYKNDAKKLDQFDINFYALRKDGVHAGGSLWNGRIRRDGYMASFQYAVNDGGGQSRLENCVYLLERKKG comes from the coding sequence ATGCGGAGACGGGATTGGTTGTTGTCGAGTGCCGCTCTACCCATGGCGGCGCAGGCGATGCAGGGTGCGCCGAAGAACATAGTCATCTCCAGCGCCAATGGCCGGCTGGCCTGCGAGCGGGCCATTGCGGTGATCCAGAGAGGCGGCGACACGCTGGAAGCGGTGGTGCAAGGCGTCACTATCGTGGAAGACGACCCGAACGACACGAGCGTGGGCTACGGCGGGCTGCCCAACGAGGAAGGTGTCGTGGAACTGGACGCATGCGTGATGCACGGACCCACCGGACGCGCCGGATCCGTAGCTGGCTTGCGCAACATCAAGAACGCCGCACGGCTGGCCAAGTTGGTGATGGAAAACACCGATCACGTGATGCTCGCCGGCGAGGGCGCCACCCGCTTTGCCAAAGCCTGGGGCATGCCAGAGATCAATATGCTGACCGAGAAGGCCCGGCTGGCGTGGATGGCCTGGAAGCAGTCGCTGCGGGACGCCGACAACCACAACAACTGGACCGACGGGTTGGATGCTCCGGATGCGAAGCCGACGGCGCGGCTGCGGCGAGCATTCCCGGAAGCGACGGACGATGACATCCAATGGGCGATGTGGATGGCCAAGCATCCGCCGACGGGCACCATCAACTGTCTGGCGCTGAATACGAAGGGCGAGATGTCGGGCACGACGACCACCAGCGGTCTGGCGTGGAAGATTCCTGGGCGTATCGGGGATTCGCCAATCGTCGGAGCCGGTTGCTTCGTCGACCAGGAGGTGGGCGCGGCCGGCTCCACCGGGCGCGGTGAGGAGAACATCCGCATTGCCGGCGCACATACGATTGTCGAGAACATGCGGCACGGCATGGAGCCGAAGGACGCGTGTCTGGACGCGCTGAAGCGGATCGCGAAGAACTACAAGAACGACGCAAAGAAGCTGGATCAGTTCGACATCAACTTCTATGCGTTGCGTAAGGATGGCGTGCACGCGGGCGGGTCGTTGTGGAACGGCCGGATCCGTCGCGACGGCTATATGGCGTCGTTCCAGTATGCAGTGAACGACGGCGGCGGGCAGTCGCGCCTCGAGAATTGTGTGTATCTGCTGGAACGGAAGAAGGGTTAG
- a CDS encoding ATP-binding protein produces MDLERRASALGYASIPPTSVCPAAEDEDVLHLICLSDGLDRSAAVVRAVRQTIEPDAVLLAAGVWNDPAEIGQMLAAGADDYLSLNCETRELAVRLLALQVRVRNRSKSHGSRQLEDRLRHAQRLETLGAVAGAMAHSYNNLLAAIQGNAELALMDRTLPDALKYCLTQIDTVSQRAGDLTRQMQVYIRNRDGGSVLAVSLNQIVQEMGDLLRVSASSDCALKVSLARNVPPMTGRAAELRQMLLNLVWNACEAVGDSGGEVRIRTLFQDEAEPALVTLEVEDTGPGVPENLRARIFDPLFSTKGEDRGLGLAVAREIAESHGGTIDVTSGTGGGACFRVRIPPVPDWRMNRPVLAAADLEAKAALTVLLIDEEPAVREAAEKSLRRAGYTVFAADNAIEGWKLCEQVGMALDAVILDPRIHGMKPRELVQGIRTMYPRMPIVVWSGADETAAKASLSGAEPYDFLRKEPQMGAFIAGLDALLRGNGKA; encoded by the coding sequence ATGGACTTGGAGCGCCGGGCCTCGGCCCTGGGCTACGCGTCGATTCCACCCACCAGTGTCTGCCCGGCGGCGGAAGACGAAGATGTGCTGCATCTGATTTGCCTCTCTGATGGATTGGACCGGTCGGCCGCGGTGGTGCGGGCCGTGCGCCAGACGATCGAACCCGATGCCGTGTTGCTGGCGGCGGGCGTGTGGAACGACCCGGCGGAGATCGGGCAGATGCTGGCGGCGGGTGCGGATGATTACTTAAGCCTCAATTGCGAGACGCGGGAACTGGCTGTGCGGTTGCTGGCGCTGCAAGTCCGTGTGAGGAACCGCTCGAAGTCGCATGGATCGCGACAGTTGGAAGACCGGCTTCGCCATGCGCAGCGGCTGGAGACTTTGGGCGCCGTCGCCGGGGCGATGGCGCACAGCTACAACAACCTTCTCGCGGCGATCCAGGGCAATGCGGAACTCGCCCTGATGGACCGGACCCTGCCGGACGCGCTCAAGTACTGCCTGACGCAGATCGACACCGTCTCACAACGGGCGGGCGATCTGACCCGGCAGATGCAGGTGTACATCCGCAACCGGGACGGCGGCAGCGTGCTGGCGGTGAGTCTCAATCAGATTGTTCAGGAGATGGGCGACCTGCTGCGCGTCTCCGCATCCTCCGACTGCGCGCTGAAGGTCAGCCTGGCGCGCAACGTGCCACCGATGACAGGCCGGGCGGCGGAGTTGCGGCAAATGTTGCTGAACCTGGTCTGGAACGCTTGTGAGGCGGTGGGTGACAGCGGTGGTGAGGTGCGGATTCGCACTCTGTTCCAGGACGAAGCGGAGCCGGCGCTGGTGACGTTGGAGGTGGAGGACACGGGCCCGGGCGTGCCCGAGAATCTGCGGGCGCGTATCTTTGATCCCCTCTTTAGTACAAAGGGCGAAGATCGCGGCTTGGGTTTGGCGGTGGCGCGTGAGATCGCAGAATCCCACGGCGGGACCATCGATGTGACTTCCGGAACAGGTGGAGGCGCCTGTTTCCGGGTGAGGATTCCGCCCGTCCCCGACTGGCGCATGAATCGGCCCGTCCTCGCCGCCGCCGATCTCGAAGCGAAGGCCGCTTTGACGGTCCTGCTCATCGACGAGGAGCCGGCGGTGCGTGAAGCGGCTGAGAAATCGCTGCGGCGGGCCGGGTACACGGTATTCGCGGCTGACAACGCAATCGAAGGGTGGAAGCTCTGCGAGCAGGTGGGTATGGCACTGGACGCGGTGATTCTGGACCCGCGTATCCATGGCATGAAGCCGAGGGAGCTGGTTCAAGGGATCCGCACGATGTACCCGCGGATGCCAATCGTCGTCTGGAGCGGGGCGGACGAAACCGCCGCCAAGGCCAGCCTCAGCGGCGCGGAGCCGTACGACTTCCTGCGAAAGGAACCCCAGATGGGTGCCTTCATCGCGGGGTTGGATGCGTTGTTGAGAGGTAACGGCAAAGCCTGA
- a CDS encoding HAMP domain-containing sensor histidine kinase translates to MRAGETPAVDDPNPSSDLTLAGLVHDLNNVFETISEAAELVSDDPKWRAMAQAIHRSVERGRRIVGLYADQSRSGPELDLIVERAATFLQDFLTHLPGTKVKVVRKVPAGLSLQGDPSDWERVFMNLFLNAAQAMKENGGGEIEVVARLGDGLVEMLVRDNGPGIPDAILGKIFKPRFSTRTKHGGLGLHIVHSITQQCGGTVTAENRKDSAGALFTITAPVA, encoded by the coding sequence ATGCGCGCTGGCGAGACCCCGGCAGTGGACGATCCCAATCCGAGTAGCGACCTGACTCTGGCCGGCCTGGTCCACGACCTCAACAACGTCTTCGAGACGATCTCTGAAGCCGCCGAACTTGTGTCCGATGACCCCAAGTGGCGCGCCATGGCCCAGGCCATCCACCGCAGCGTCGAGCGCGGCCGCCGCATCGTCGGCCTCTACGCCGATCAGAGCCGCTCAGGCCCGGAACTGGATCTCATCGTCGAGCGTGCCGCGACATTCCTGCAGGACTTCCTCACGCACCTGCCCGGCACCAAGGTGAAGGTGGTTCGCAAGGTGCCGGCCGGCCTGAGTCTTCAGGGCGACCCCAGCGACTGGGAGCGAGTCTTCATGAACCTCTTCCTCAACGCCGCCCAGGCCATGAAGGAAAACGGCGGCGGCGAGATTGAGGTGGTCGCCCGACTCGGCGACGGACTCGTGGAAATGCTGGTCAGAGACAACGGCCCGGGCATCCCCGACGCTATTCTGGGCAAGATCTTCAAGCCGCGCTTCTCGACGCGCACCAAACACGGTGGGCTGGGGCTCCACATTGTCCACAGCATCACGCAGCAGTGCGGCGGCACCGTAACGGCGGAGAACCGGAAGGATTCCGCGGGCGCGCTGTTCACCATCACGGCGCCGGTAGCGTGA
- a CDS encoding peptidoglycan recognition family protein produces the protein MRKPPNVLLRAAVGWQAGRIADPIDRLRFLRHTLGDRCVWDPRSEVGRAFFHRRRASMLVALSALLLLPAGTMTSASRLWKRGPIVVAQAGNTGPETLPNVWQVESNAGFETYSNGLRIERRYEVANETRKYRIYRRGFEDAGPAGERTDPSGIVFHTTESNQPEFTENKTKAIRRVGATLLSYLQQEHAYHYMVDRFGNVWRVVRESDSANHSGYSVWADNKFTYVNLNRAFLGVSVETVTQPGEAKAQATPAQIHALRVLTEMLRAKYKISAADCATHAQVSVNPDNMQVGYHYDWASNFPYVAVGLPDNYSVPAPGLWIFGFTYDPALVEVTGQAFWRGLLLGEDQLRQNATAHGLSVAAYRKELEKRYRQVLSEMKTKAELSKENKG, from the coding sequence ATGCGCAAACCACCGAACGTCCTGTTGCGAGCCGCCGTCGGCTGGCAGGCTGGCCGTATCGCCGATCCCATTGACCGCCTGCGCTTTCTGCGCCACACGCTGGGCGACCGCTGTGTCTGGGATCCGCGCTCCGAGGTGGGGCGGGCGTTCTTTCACCGGCGCCGCGCCTCCATGCTGGTTGCTCTCAGTGCCCTGCTCCTGTTACCCGCCGGAACCATGACCAGCGCCAGCCGCCTGTGGAAACGCGGCCCCATCGTCGTCGCCCAGGCAGGGAACACCGGCCCCGAGACCCTTCCCAACGTCTGGCAGGTGGAGTCGAATGCCGGGTTTGAAACCTACTCCAACGGTCTCCGCATCGAGCGCCGCTACGAAGTCGCCAACGAGACGCGCAAATACCGGATCTACCGCCGCGGCTTCGAGGACGCCGGCCCTGCCGGGGAACGCACCGATCCGTCCGGAATCGTCTTCCACACCACCGAAAGCAATCAACCGGAGTTCACCGAGAATAAGACGAAGGCAATCCGCCGCGTCGGGGCGACCCTACTGTCCTATCTTCAGCAGGAACACGCCTACCACTACATGGTCGACCGCTTCGGCAATGTCTGGCGCGTGGTGAGGGAGTCCGATTCCGCCAACCATTCCGGCTACTCGGTCTGGGCCGACAACAAGTTCACCTACGTCAATCTGAACCGGGCCTTCCTTGGAGTCTCGGTCGAAACCGTAACCCAGCCGGGCGAGGCCAAGGCACAGGCCACGCCCGCTCAGATTCACGCCCTGCGCGTACTCACCGAAATGTTGCGCGCCAAGTACAAAATCAGCGCGGCCGATTGCGCCACCCACGCGCAAGTGTCCGTGAACCCCGACAACATGCAGGTGGGCTACCATTACGACTGGGCTTCGAACTTCCCTTATGTCGCGGTGGGGTTGCCCGACAACTATTCCGTGCCCGCGCCGGGACTCTGGATCTTCGGTTTCACCTACGACCCGGCTTTGGTCGAGGTGACCGGTCAGGCCTTTTGGCGAGGCCTGCTTCTCGGTGAGGACCAATTGCGGCAGAACGCCACGGCCCACGGGCTGAGCGTCGCCGCTTACCGCAAGGAACTGGAGAAGCGCTATCGGCAGGTGCTCTCCGAAATGAAGACGAAAGCAGAGCTGTCTAAGGAGAATAAAGGATGA
- the aroA gene encoding 3-phosphoshikimate 1-carboxyvinyltransferase, with protein MKEIITPGGALEGRVILPGDKSISHRYGMLAAVAEGTSVIHNYSSGADCHSTLGCVRSLGIEVEIDGREVKVHGRGLHGWQAPSTDLDAGNSGSTIRMISGLLAGQPFTSRLIGDASLSQRPMQRIMGPLTQMGATLTARDGKFPPLEIQGAALKPIDYTLPVASAQVKSCVLLAGLTANGETTVHEPATTRDHTEVALREFGVDLETGRGWARVKGPARLEARDLTVPGDLSSAAFFLVAGAIVPGSKLVLQDVGLNPTRATLIEFLASTGVDVKILEMRMSNGEPRGDLLVRGSKLKGGVIEKHWAAALIDEIPVLAVLGAVSADGLTVRDAAELRIKESDRIETVATNLRKMGVTIETTPDGFHIPGGQSFHSAEVESYHDHRIAMAFAIAALRSDGPVTINGSEAASVSFPEFWSTLRGIIS; from the coding sequence ATGAAAGAAATCATCACCCCGGGCGGCGCCCTGGAAGGCAGGGTCATCCTGCCCGGCGACAAGTCCATTTCGCACCGCTATGGCATGTTGGCCGCGGTGGCTGAAGGCACGTCCGTCATTCACAACTACTCCTCCGGAGCCGACTGCCACTCCACGCTTGGCTGCGTACGCTCCCTCGGCATAGAGGTCGAGATCGACGGACGCGAGGTCAAGGTCCACGGGCGCGGCCTGCATGGCTGGCAGGCGCCGTCTACCGACCTGGATGCGGGCAACTCGGGCTCCACCATTCGCATGATCTCGGGTCTACTGGCCGGTCAACCGTTCACCAGCCGTCTCATCGGGGACGCCAGCTTGTCGCAGCGCCCGATGCAGCGCATCATGGGTCCGCTGACTCAAATGGGCGCCACGCTGACGGCCCGCGACGGCAAGTTCCCGCCGCTGGAGATCCAGGGCGCCGCGCTGAAGCCCATCGACTACACTCTGCCTGTCGCCAGCGCACAGGTGAAAAGCTGCGTTCTGCTTGCCGGCCTGACGGCGAATGGCGAGACCACGGTTCATGAGCCGGCCACCACGCGCGACCACACCGAAGTGGCACTGCGCGAGTTCGGCGTCGATCTGGAGACCGGCCGGGGTTGGGCCCGTGTGAAAGGCCCCGCACGCCTGGAAGCCCGCGACCTCACCGTCCCCGGCGATCTCTCCTCCGCCGCCTTCTTCCTGGTGGCCGGAGCCATCGTCCCCGGCTCGAAACTCGTCCTCCAGGACGTCGGCCTCAACCCCACCCGCGCCACTCTCATCGAGTTCCTTGCCTCCACCGGCGTTGATGTGAAGATCCTCGAAATGCGCATGAGCAACGGCGAGCCGCGCGGCGACCTGCTGGTGCGGGGCTCCAAGCTGAAAGGCGGCGTGATCGAGAAGCACTGGGCGGCCGCGTTGATCGACGAGATCCCCGTCCTGGCCGTGCTGGGCGCCGTCAGCGCCGATGGCCTCACTGTCCGCGACGCCGCCGAACTGCGCATCAAGGAGTCGGACCGCATCGAGACCGTCGCCACCAACCTGCGCAAGATGGGCGTCACCATCGAAACCACGCCTGACGGCTTTCACATCCCCGGCGGTCAGTCGTTCCACTCGGCCGAAGTCGAGAGCTATCACGACCACCGCATCGCCATGGCCTTCGCCATCGCAGCCCTGCGTTCCGACGGGCCCGTAACGATCAATGGATCGGAAGCCGCATCGGTGAGTTTCCCGGAATTCTGGAGTACACTGCGAGGGATCATTTCCTGA
- a CDS encoding MFS transporter: MFFSRSGFSPSAPTARFASAPGYRWYVVWMLWCISLFNYADRQAIFSVFPLLEREMHLSAIQLGLLGSAFAWVYGVAAPVAGMLVDRMRRTTAVIWGLQIWSTICLATGFSRDFTHLVAFRAAEGLGESIYYPASMSLVSDYHDKRTRSRAMGLHQTSVYLGTVAGGYFAGLIGERHGWRSSFFVFGALGIVLGLVLRKWLAEPRRGQADEFVAATEAPPGVSYAGFLRHLLSTPTALLLMLGFVCMNFVAVLLLAWLPKFLFDKFHLGLAAAALLATTSVQAASVLGSLGGGWLADRMRARVASGRIWVQALAALAAAPFVVLCGQAGSLAVCLVALCLWGVFKGFYDANTWASLFDVVRPEERGRAAGLMNTAGWFGGGSAPVLVGFAIERMGMSAAISSASAVYAVGGAILILCAWRFAPFDIARLNRAAR; this comes from the coding sequence ATGTTCTTCTCCCGTTCCGGATTCTCTCCGAGCGCCCCCACTGCCCGGTTTGCTTCCGCCCCCGGCTATCGCTGGTACGTGGTGTGGATGCTCTGGTGCATCTCGCTGTTCAACTACGCTGACAGGCAGGCGATCTTCTCGGTGTTTCCGCTCCTTGAGCGGGAGATGCATCTCAGCGCCATCCAGCTTGGACTGCTCGGTTCGGCGTTTGCCTGGGTGTACGGCGTGGCGGCGCCGGTGGCCGGTATGCTGGTCGACCGGATGCGGCGCACCACGGCGGTGATCTGGGGCCTGCAGATTTGGAGCACGATCTGTCTGGCAACCGGCTTTTCGCGCGACTTCACTCACCTCGTGGCCTTTCGCGCCGCCGAGGGGCTTGGCGAATCGATCTACTATCCGGCCTCGATGTCGCTGGTCAGCGACTATCACGACAAACGCACGCGCTCGCGCGCCATGGGGCTGCACCAAACCAGTGTGTACCTGGGCACCGTGGCGGGTGGCTACTTTGCCGGGTTGATCGGTGAGCGGCACGGTTGGCGCAGCTCGTTCTTTGTCTTCGGCGCCCTGGGCATTGTGCTCGGGCTGGTGCTGCGGAAGTGGCTGGCCGAGCCGCGACGCGGCCAGGCGGACGAGTTCGTTGCCGCGACCGAGGCGCCGCCCGGCGTCAGCTACGCCGGGTTCCTGCGCCACCTGCTGTCGACGCCCACCGCCTTGCTGTTGATGCTCGGCTTCGTCTGCATGAACTTCGTGGCAGTGCTACTACTGGCGTGGCTGCCGAAGTTCCTCTTCGACAAGTTCCACCTCGGGTTGGCGGCGGCGGCGCTTTTGGCGACGACCTCGGTGCAGGCGGCCAGCGTGCTGGGCTCGTTGGGCGGAGGATGGCTGGCCGATCGCATGCGCGCGCGCGTTGCCAGCGGACGCATATGGGTGCAGGCGCTCGCCGCATTGGCGGCCGCGCCGTTCGTCGTGTTGTGCGGCCAGGCGGGGAGCCTCGCGGTGTGCCTGGTTGCGCTGTGCCTGTGGGGTGTCTTCAAAGGATTCTACGACGCCAATACCTGGGCGTCGCTGTTTGACGTGGTGCGACCGGAGGAGCGCGGCCGCGCGGCCGGCCTGATGAACACAGCCGGTTGGTTCGGCGGCGGCTCTGCGCCCGTGTTAGTTGGCTTTGCCATCGAGCGTATGGGCATGAGTGCCGCGATCTCGAGCGCATCCGCCGTGTACGCGGTGGGAGGAGCGATTCTGATACTCTGCGCCTGGCGCTTCGCCCCGTTCGATATCGCGAGGCTGAACCGCGCGGCACGGTAG